A window of Brachybacterium fresconis contains these coding sequences:
- a CDS encoding transglycosylase family protein, translated as MPAPRRLPTHRADGNAVYFRSVTVAPKVAAATGGAVVAAGLSVAGAGVATADSSVWDRVAQCESTGNWSINNGNGYYGGLQFSYSTWKAFGGQEYANTADNATKAEQIAIAQRTLDRQGPGAWPNCGPSAGLTKANGGADANAQPAGGSSGGGSSSSESSGDLVVDGKFGPKTAAALQSWIGVGADGSLSTSDVKVLQSKVGAESDGKIGSETTRKLRAEIGLGDNGVWDFRSSYSTVKALQQHLNGNPAAPSAPSGGTSAPSTQGDLVIDGKFGPKTTAALQSWIGVGADGSLSTSDVKALQAKVGADVDGKIGSETTGKLRQTIGHSYNGVWDFRDSYGTVKALQQYLNAH; from the coding sequence ATGCCCGCACCCCGCCGCCTTCCCACCCACCGCGCCGACGGGAACGCCGTCTACTTCCGGTCGGTCACTGTTGCGCCGAAGGTGGCCGCCGCCACCGGCGGAGCCGTCGTCGCGGCCGGGCTGAGCGTCGCCGGCGCCGGGGTCGCCACCGCCGACTCCTCGGTGTGGGACCGCGTCGCCCAGTGCGAGTCCACCGGCAACTGGTCCATCAACAACGGCAACGGCTATTACGGCGGCCTGCAGTTCTCCTACAGCACCTGGAAAGCCTTCGGCGGCCAGGAGTACGCCAACACCGCCGACAACGCCACCAAGGCCGAGCAGATCGCTATCGCCCAGCGCACCCTGGACCGTCAGGGTCCCGGGGCCTGGCCGAACTGCGGCCCCAGCGCGGGTCTGACCAAGGCCAACGGCGGCGCCGACGCCAACGCCCAGCCCGCGGGCGGCAGCAGCGGGGGCGGCTCGAGCTCCTCCGAGTCCTCCGGCGACCTGGTGGTCGACGGCAAGTTCGGTCCGAAGACCGCCGCCGCCCTGCAGTCCTGGATCGGCGTGGGCGCGGACGGCTCGCTCTCGACCTCCGACGTCAAGGTCCTCCAGAGCAAGGTCGGTGCCGAGTCCGACGGCAAGATCGGCTCCGAGACCACTCGCAAGCTGCGCGCCGAGATCGGCCTGGGCGACAACGGCGTCTGGGACTTCCGCTCCAGCTACTCCACCGTCAAGGCGCTGCAGCAGCACCTCAACGGCAATCCCGCTGCTCCGAGCGCACCCAGCGGCGGCACCTCCGCCCCCTCCACCCAGGGCGACCTGGTGATCGACGGCAAGTTCGGCCCGAAGACCACGGCCGCCCTGCAGTCCTGGATCGGCGTGGGCGCGGACGGTTCGCTGTCCACCTCCGACGTCAAGGCTCTGCAGGCCAAGGTCGGCGCCGACGTCGACGGCAAGATCGGCTCCGAGACCACCGGCAAGCTGCGCCAGACCATCGGCCACAGCTACAACGGCGTGTGGGACTTCCGCGATTCCTACGGCACGGTCAAGGCGCTGCAGCAGTACCTCAACGCCCACTGA
- a CDS encoding sugar transferase — protein sequence MSQQVVKVAGPPIPLVGTPRPVRSTVRRGSRADDRLVTGVLVLADAVVIVLACLVALAIRQNLGFLGDAPGLTGTVVRSSLVIGAGWMLAIVVCGGTNPRLVSSGAEIYRNVMTASVGAVGLVGATLFLADIQLSRPFFGTLFLVGTVLLLLVRFSVRRVVNRARTRGLLRSQMLVVGATGHVRGIARTLARETWLGYDVVGAVTPLHEQVDAEQAGVPVLGDESHLLSLVRDQEPDVVLFTAGSSASAEEFRRIAWDLEELDVDVIVVPGVSEISGDRIRMRPVAGLPLVHMDLPRARKALRWTKRAFDVAASAALLLVFSPVLAAIALSVWWGDRGGVIFRQERVGRTGEGFEFLKFRSMVLDAEARLAELEKLERDKGNTVLFKMADDPRVTRVGKVLRRYSLDELPQLWNVLRGDMSLVGPRPALPREVSGYDEDANRRLAVRPGITGLWQVSGRSDLSWEDTVRLDLFYVDNWSFTQDLLILVRTFRAVLASRGAY from the coding sequence GTGAGTCAGCAGGTTGTGAAGGTCGCCGGTCCTCCGATTCCTTTGGTCGGCACGCCCCGTCCGGTCCGCAGCACCGTCCGCCGAGGGTCGAGGGCGGACGACCGTCTCGTCACGGGCGTACTCGTGCTCGCCGATGCCGTCGTCATCGTCCTGGCCTGCCTGGTCGCCCTCGCCATCCGCCAGAACCTCGGGTTCCTCGGTGACGCACCGGGACTGACCGGGACCGTGGTGCGCAGCTCCCTGGTCATCGGCGCCGGGTGGATGCTGGCGATCGTGGTCTGCGGTGGGACCAACCCGCGTCTGGTCTCCAGCGGAGCGGAGATCTACCGCAACGTGATGACCGCGAGCGTCGGGGCGGTCGGCCTCGTCGGCGCGACTCTCTTCCTCGCCGACATCCAGCTCTCCCGCCCCTTCTTCGGCACGCTCTTCCTCGTCGGCACGGTTCTGCTGCTCCTGGTGCGCTTCTCAGTCCGGCGGGTGGTGAACCGGGCTCGCACCCGGGGTCTTCTGCGCTCACAGATGCTCGTGGTGGGCGCGACCGGGCACGTGAGGGGCATCGCGCGCACCCTGGCGCGGGAGACCTGGCTCGGCTACGACGTGGTCGGGGCGGTGACGCCGTTGCACGAACAGGTCGACGCCGAGCAGGCCGGGGTTCCCGTCCTCGGCGACGAGTCCCACCTGCTCTCTCTGGTGCGTGACCAGGAGCCCGACGTCGTCCTGTTCACCGCGGGATCCTCCGCCAGTGCGGAGGAGTTCCGGCGCATCGCCTGGGATCTCGAGGAGCTGGACGTGGACGTCATCGTGGTTCCCGGGGTCAGTGAGATCTCCGGCGATCGGATCCGCATGCGGCCGGTCGCCGGTCTCCCACTGGTGCACATGGACCTGCCGCGAGCTCGCAAGGCGCTGCGCTGGACCAAGCGCGCCTTCGATGTGGCCGCCAGTGCAGCGCTGCTGCTGGTGTTCTCCCCGGTCCTGGCCGCGATCGCGCTGAGCGTGTGGTGGGGCGACCGCGGCGGCGTCATCTTCCGCCAGGAGCGCGTGGGCCGCACGGGCGAGGGTTTCGAGTTCCTCAAATTCCGCTCCATGGTCCTTGACGCCGAGGCGCGTCTCGCGGAGCTCGAGAAGCTCGAGCGCGACAAGGGCAACACCGTGCTGTTCAAGATGGCCGACGACCCCCGCGTGACACGCGTGGGCAAGGTGCTGCGCCGCTACTCGCTGGATGAGCTGCCGCAGCTGTGGAACGTCCTGCGCGGCGACATGAGCCTGGTCGGCCCCCGTCCCGCGCTCCCGCGGGAGGTCAGCGGGTACGACGAGGACGCGAACCGGCGCCTGGCGGTCCGGCCCGGCATCACCGGGCTGTGGCAGGTCTCCGGCCGCAGCGACCTCTCCTGGGAGGACACCGTGCGACTGGACCTGTTCTACGTCGACAACTGGTCCTTCACCCAGGACCTGCTGATCCTCGTCCGCACCTTCCGGGCTGTGCTGGCCTCGCGCGGGGCGTACTGA
- a CDS encoding IS1634 family transposase: MVFLRKVTTASGATAVQIAERKNRRDVVLEHLGSARTEAELAALMSAGRDKIHAGQRALDLDLSQDPQAAVVQSKHSRLLVETLRSAWSTLGFDVVEDEAFFQLVAARLIEPTSMSDSRRVLADVGVQPVHRNTFHAALQRCGEREYRDRIAAKCFKHASTSGDISLVLYDVTTLYFEAPKEDELRKVGFSKERRVDPQIVVGLLVDRNGFPLEIGCFEGNKAETLTIVPIIKQFQARHNLADMVVVADAGMLSMANLNALAEAELKFIVGSRPKKAPGDLANHFHWNGDAFSDGQLIDTITPRHGSTKTETKRRRKEPVWDAKEHPGHWRAVWSYSRKRAVHDNYTLTQQENRARAVIAGDASVKGTRFIKSTTAGKKLDEESLEKAKQLVGLKGYVTNIPASTMAAPEVLSSYHDLWHVEQSFRMSKTDLQARPMFHHQRDAIEAHLTIVFTALAIARYLQDTTGFSIRKIIQTLRPLQDVTITLARQQITAKPDLTDDARHVLDALTH, from the coding sequence ATGGTGTTTCTGCGGAAGGTGACCACGGCGTCTGGTGCGACGGCCGTGCAGATCGCCGAGCGGAAGAACCGTCGGGACGTGGTCCTCGAGCATCTTGGCTCCGCACGCACCGAAGCGGAGCTCGCCGCGTTGATGAGCGCCGGCAGGGACAAGATCCACGCCGGCCAACGGGCTCTTGACCTCGACCTTTCCCAGGATCCACAGGCGGCCGTCGTGCAGTCGAAACATTCTCGCCTGCTGGTGGAGACGCTCCGCTCGGCCTGGTCCACGCTCGGCTTCGATGTCGTCGAGGATGAGGCGTTCTTCCAGCTCGTCGCCGCGAGGCTGATCGAACCGACCTCGATGAGCGATTCCCGCCGCGTCCTGGCCGATGTCGGCGTCCAGCCGGTCCACCGCAACACCTTCCACGCCGCTCTCCAGCGCTGCGGCGAGCGTGAGTACCGCGACCGCATTGCCGCGAAGTGCTTCAAACACGCCTCGACCAGCGGCGACATCTCCCTGGTGCTCTACGACGTCACCACGCTCTACTTCGAAGCCCCGAAGGAAGATGAACTGAGGAAAGTCGGCTTCAGCAAGGAGCGCAGGGTCGATCCCCAGATCGTGGTCGGCCTGCTGGTGGACCGGAACGGGTTCCCGCTGGAGATCGGCTGCTTCGAGGGCAACAAGGCGGAGACCCTCACGATCGTGCCGATCATCAAGCAGTTCCAGGCGCGACACAACCTGGCGGACATGGTCGTCGTCGCGGACGCCGGGATGCTCTCGATGGCGAACCTGAACGCCCTGGCCGAAGCGGAGCTGAAGTTCATCGTCGGCTCACGGCCGAAGAAAGCCCCCGGTGACCTGGCCAATCACTTCCACTGGAACGGGGACGCGTTCAGCGATGGGCAGCTGATCGACACGATCACCCCGCGGCACGGCTCCACCAAGACCGAGACGAAGCGACGCCGCAAAGAGCCGGTCTGGGACGCGAAGGAGCATCCCGGGCACTGGCGCGCGGTCTGGTCCTACTCCCGCAAACGCGCAGTCCACGACAACTACACCCTCACCCAGCAGGAGAACAGGGCCCGAGCCGTGATCGCCGGCGACGCCTCCGTCAAGGGCACCCGGTTCATCAAATCCACCACGGCCGGCAAGAAGCTGGATGAGGAGTCGCTGGAGAAGGCGAAGCAGCTGGTCGGGCTGAAGGGCTACGTCACCAACATCCCCGCGAGCACCATGGCCGCGCCGGAGGTACTCTCCAGCTACCACGACCTCTGGCACGTGGAGCAGTCCTTCCGAATGAGCAAGACAGACCTCCAGGCCAGACCCATGTTCCATCATCAGCGCGACGCGATCGAAGCCCACCTCACCATCGTCTTCACCGCGCTGGCGATCGCCCGCTACCTCCAAGACACGACCGGGTTCAGCATCCGAAAGATCATCCAGACCCTCCGCCCGCTGCAGGACGTCACGATCACCCTGGCCAGGCAGCAGATCACCGCGAAGCCCGACCTCACCGACGACGCCCGACACGTCCTCGACGCACTGACACACTAA
- a CDS encoding TetR/AcrR family transcriptional regulator, translated as MSARDTLLDAYGAILLENGQRATTLSAVAARAGVSKGGLLYHFTSKDALTEGLIDRLDELMAEDITAMRAAPDGPSRYYVRTSVWTDCALDRTLVAVAQLAQESHTGAQEVMDRARRQWLELIRKEVSEEATAHAILLIGDGLYFDAALSGNPGSSREDAITAAELLPVVDRLLAGAQD; from the coding sequence ATGTCCGCACGCGATACCCTGCTCGACGCCTATGGCGCGATCCTGCTCGAGAACGGCCAGCGCGCCACCACCCTGAGCGCCGTCGCCGCACGGGCCGGCGTCTCCAAAGGCGGCCTGCTCTACCACTTCACCTCGAAGGACGCACTGACCGAGGGGCTGATCGACCGCCTGGACGAGCTCATGGCCGAGGACATCACCGCCATGCGCGCCGCCCCGGACGGCCCCTCGCGCTACTACGTGCGCACCTCCGTGTGGACCGACTGCGCCCTGGATCGCACCCTGGTGGCCGTCGCCCAGCTCGCCCAGGAGTCCCACACCGGAGCACAGGAGGTGATGGACCGCGCCCGTCGACAGTGGCTCGAGTTGATCCGCAAGGAGGTCTCCGAGGAGGCGACCGCCCACGCCATCCTGCTGATCGGGGACGGACTCTACTTCGACGCCGCGCTCAGCGGGAACCCCGGATCGTCGCGCGAGGACGCGATCACGGCCGCGGAGCTGCTGCCGGTCGTGGACCGCCTGCTCGCGGGGGCGCAAGACTGA
- a CDS encoding adenylyltransferase/cytidyltransferase family protein has protein sequence MRIGYAAGAFDLFHVGHLNLLRHAKQHCDLLVAGVVSDEILRQVKGIEPVIPTAERAEIVSQIRFVDDVHVETSPSKLDAWQDVGFTHFFKGDDWRGTEKGRLLEEQFAPVGVEVVYFPYTMHTSSTALRRALDALSGPAPAAAEVTLAP, from the coding sequence ATGCGCATCGGCTATGCGGCAGGAGCCTTCGACCTCTTTCATGTGGGGCATCTGAACCTCCTGCGCCACGCCAAGCAGCACTGCGACCTGCTGGTCGCCGGCGTCGTGAGCGACGAGATACTGCGGCAGGTCAAGGGCATCGAGCCTGTGATCCCGACGGCCGAGCGCGCCGAGATCGTGAGTCAGATCCGCTTCGTCGACGACGTCCACGTCGAGACCAGCCCGTCGAAGCTCGACGCCTGGCAGGACGTGGGCTTCACCCATTTCTTCAAGGGTGACGACTGGCGCGGGACCGAGAAGGGGCGGCTGCTCGAGGAGCAGTTCGCCCCGGTCGGGGTCGAGGTCGTCTACTTCCCCTACACGATGCACACCTCCTCCACGGCGCTGCGGCGAGCGCTGGACGCGCTGAGCGGCCCAGCCCCGGCGGCGGCCGAGGTCACCCTCGCCCCCTGA
- a CDS encoding MDR family MFS transporter, producing MHNNTPDSEHTGTTPAETTPPPRTREPGAPAPAHTAGAIAPRDRSVIILLLVSAFVVILNETILSVALPPIMDDLDLTETTAQWLTTGFMLTMAVIIPITGYLMGRMSTRQVFTLAMTTFTVGTLICALSPTFLPLLLGRIVQASGTAIMMPLLMTTVMNLVPPAKHGLVMGNISIVISVAPALGPTISGLVLSVAPWRALFLLVLPIAVFALIFGLRRIENVSDGNAQSADPVSVVLSGLGFGTLVYGLTGISGGQGGSGAADAASGSAPTAAIVCLLIGVVSLTLFVRRQLTLQKADRPLLDLRTFALRNFTVAVALMVVMMGAMFGVVVLLPIFLQRVLELSTLSVGLMMLPGGLAMGLLAPLVGRLFDKVGPRPLLVPGLSAVVVGIGIMSRVPDQAWLIVLGHVVMSLGLAFVFTPLMTTALGSLPRRLYPHGSAIVGTVQQVAGAAGAALLVSIMARVSGLTMAGGGTEAQGISDGTSVAFTISAALAVLTVVIALFIRRNPADAGDAPVPSAETTETIGTTETTGTTGTTEDVDAAS from the coding sequence GTGCACAACAACACCCCCGACTCCGAGCACACCGGGACGACCCCCGCCGAGACGACCCCACCGCCCCGCACCCGCGAGCCGGGCGCCCCCGCGCCGGCCCACACCGCCGGTGCCATCGCCCCGCGCGACCGCAGCGTCATCATCCTGCTGCTGGTCAGCGCGTTCGTGGTGATCCTCAACGAGACGATCCTGTCGGTCGCGCTGCCGCCGATCATGGACGACCTGGACCTGACCGAGACCACCGCACAGTGGCTGACCACCGGGTTCATGCTCACCATGGCCGTGATCATCCCGATCACCGGGTACCTGATGGGGCGAATGTCCACCCGGCAGGTGTTCACGCTCGCGATGACGACGTTCACCGTCGGCACGCTGATCTGCGCCCTCTCCCCCACCTTCCTGCCGCTGCTGCTGGGCCGCATCGTGCAGGCCTCCGGCACCGCGATCATGATGCCGCTGCTGATGACCACGGTGATGAACCTGGTGCCGCCGGCGAAGCACGGCCTGGTGATGGGCAACATCTCCATCGTCATCTCGGTGGCGCCGGCCCTGGGGCCGACGATCTCGGGGCTGGTGCTGTCCGTCGCCCCGTGGCGGGCGCTGTTCCTGCTGGTGCTGCCGATCGCGGTGTTCGCGCTGATCTTCGGGCTGCGCCGCATCGAGAACGTCAGCGACGGGAACGCCCAGAGCGCCGATCCGGTCTCCGTGGTGCTGTCCGGACTCGGCTTCGGCACCTTGGTGTACGGCCTGACCGGCATCTCCGGCGGTCAGGGCGGCTCCGGAGCGGCCGACGCCGCCTCGGGCTCCGCACCCACCGCCGCGATCGTGTGCCTGCTCATCGGCGTGGTCTCGCTGACGCTGTTCGTGCGGCGCCAGCTGACCCTGCAGAAGGCCGACCGGCCGCTGCTGGACCTGCGCACCTTCGCCCTGCGGAACTTCACGGTCGCGGTCGCGCTGATGGTGGTCATGATGGGCGCGATGTTCGGCGTGGTCGTGCTGCTGCCGATCTTCCTCCAGCGGGTGCTGGAGCTGTCCACCCTGTCGGTGGGACTGATGATGCTGCCCGGCGGGCTCGCGATGGGGCTGCTGGCCCCGCTGGTGGGCCGACTGTTCGACAAGGTCGGGCCGCGACCGCTGCTGGTGCCCGGGCTGTCCGCCGTGGTGGTCGGCATCGGGATCATGTCCCGGGTGCCGGATCAGGCATGGCTGATCGTGCTCGGCCACGTGGTGATGTCGCTGGGACTGGCCTTCGTGTTCACGCCGCTGATGACCACCGCGCTGGGCTCGCTGCCCCGGCGCCTGTACCCGCACGGCTCGGCGATCGTCGGCACCGTGCAGCAGGTGGCCGGCGCCGCCGGCGCCGCCCTGCTGGTCTCGATCATGGCACGGGTCTCCGGCCTGACCATGGCCGGCGGCGGCACGGAAGCTCAGGGGATCTCCGACGGCACCTCGGTGGCGTTCACGATCTCCGCCGCCCTCGCCGTGCTGACCGTCGTGATCGCGCTGTTCATCCGCCGCAATCCGGCCGACGCCGGCGACGCCCCGGTGCCATCGGCCGAGACGACGGAGACGATCGGGACGACAGAGACGACCGGGACGACCGGGACGACCGAAGACGTCGACGCCGCCTCCTGA
- a CDS encoding SDR family oxidoreductase codes for MSTDFTGQIAVVTGAAAGIGQAIATHLAECGARIAGVDIAPTLADAVAELPGEGHLAVSANIADATEASAAISRVEAELGTPRILVNSAGIGRFAPGEDLAEKDWGSTLAVNLSGSFFMAQAAGRVMLKSGYGRIVTIASQAAEIGLAEHAAYSASKAGVLGFTRVLAVEWAGRGVTINTVSPTIADTALAREIWVGEKGETARAMIPAGRFVAPEEISSLVGFLASEESAMITGEDVRIDGGRSVI; via the coding sequence ATGAGCACGGACTTCACGGGACAGATCGCCGTCGTCACCGGTGCGGCCGCCGGGATCGGCCAGGCCATCGCCACCCATCTCGCCGAGTGCGGCGCCCGGATCGCCGGCGTCGACATCGCCCCCACCCTCGCCGACGCGGTCGCCGAACTGCCCGGTGAGGGCCACCTCGCCGTCAGCGCGAACATCGCCGACGCCACCGAGGCCTCCGCCGCGATCTCCCGCGTCGAAGCCGAGCTCGGCACCCCGCGGATCCTCGTCAACTCCGCCGGCATCGGGCGCTTCGCCCCCGGCGAGGATCTCGCCGAGAAGGACTGGGGCTCCACCCTGGCCGTGAACCTCTCCGGCAGCTTCTTCATGGCCCAGGCCGCCGGACGGGTGATGCTGAAGTCCGGTTACGGACGCATCGTCACCATCGCCTCCCAGGCCGCGGAGATCGGCCTGGCCGAGCACGCCGCCTACTCCGCCAGCAAGGCGGGCGTCCTGGGGTTCACCCGGGTGCTCGCCGTCGAGTGGGCGGGCCGCGGCGTCACGATCAACACCGTCTCCCCGACCATCGCCGATACCGCGCTGGCCCGCGAGATCTGGGTGGGGGAGAAGGGCGAGACCGCCCGTGCGATGATCCCTGCCGGACGCTTCGTGGCCCCCGAGGAGATCTCCTCCCTGGTCGGCTTCCTCGCGAGCGAGGAGTCCGCGATGATCACCGGCGAGGACGTCCGGATCGACGGCGGCCGCTCCGTGATCTGA